In one Populus nigra chromosome 12, ddPopNigr1.1, whole genome shotgun sequence genomic region, the following are encoded:
- the LOC133670212 gene encoding transcription repressor OFP4-like: MLNFFLVSPHLFFTFYNPNFVSSLYLFSNQREGKVNQLRQISERGRKMGNYRFRLSDMIPNAWFYKLKDMSKSRQHYTSRASKKKPPPGTVTSQKPNISHQRHSYYFTTEPERAEKLDYYSPANPKASDTHFPDPPRKSSNRRNKRKTIYKPSPKLVSTFSADCSCRVTVNSNLTGVIPGDSPDCSSSPVESSYDELDFLSESDEDDGFLVPDSIDHHLASWSSSCNCNVSSSTTDIIIDMNEESYERKIKEVEGFGRIPELNLPPILTKPEKFNDNEVTKFRRSASKLEEVKARRSLSVKIVKEKSIRTYKEKKMNPPTRKSSVNSAKGIKLRANTARIASRKIQGCSRKSVSLSRNKTFSESFAVVKFSVDPQRDFKDSMVEMIVENNIRGSKDLEDLLACYLSLNSKEYHYIIVKAFKQIWFDMTDLHL, encoded by the coding sequence ATGCTGAACTTTTTTCTAGTGAGCCCCCATCTATTCTTTACCTTTTATAACCCAAACTTTGTAAGCTCTTTATATCTTTTCAGTAATCAAAGAGAGGGAAAGGTAAACCAACTCAGACAAATCTCAGAGAGGGGAAGAAAAATGGGTAATTACAGGTTTAGATTATCAGATATGATACCAAACGCCTGGTTTTACAAGCTCAAGGACATGAGCAAAAGCAGACAGCATTACACCTCTCGAGcttccaagaaaaaaccacctCCAGGAACTGTAACATCACAAAAACCCAACATTTCTCATCAAAGACACTCTTATTACTTCACCACAGAACCTGAAAGAGCTGAGAAATTAGATTACTATTCACCTGCAAATCCAAAAGCCTCAGATACTCATTTCCCTGATCCACCAAGAAAATCATCcaatagaagaaacaaaagaaaaaccatttaCAAGCCTTCTCCAAAACTGGTGTCCACATTCTCTGCTGATTGTAGCTGTCGCGTTACAGTTAACTCGAACCTGACCGGGGTTATTCCAGGTGATTCACCTGACTGCTCTAGCTCTCCCGTTGAGAGCTCTTATGATGAGCTTGACTTCCTATCAGAAtctgatgaagatgatggttTTCTTGTTCCTGATTCAATTGATCATCATTTAGCCTCCTGGTCTAGCTCTTGTAACTGTAATGTTAGCTCTTCAACCACTGACATTATCATTGATATGAATGAAGAATCCTATGAAAGGAAAATCAAGGAGGTTGAAGGGTTTGGTAGGATCCCTGAGCTAAACCTTCCTCCTATACTGACCAAGCCTGAGAAATTCAACGACAATGAAGTTACTAAGTTCAGAAGAAGTGCATCCAAATTGGAGGAGGTCAAAGCACGTAGGTCTCTCTCTGTCAAGATTGTCAAGGAGAAAAGCATTAGGActtataaagagaaaaagatgAATCCTCCTACAAGAAAGTCCTCGGTGAATTCGGCAAAAGGGATAAAACTCCGAGCAAACACTGCAAGAATTGCGAGCAGGAAAATTCAGGGTTGTTCTCGAAAAAGTGTGTCATTGTCAAGAAACAAGACCTTTTCAGAGAGCTTTGCAGTGGTTAAGTTCTCAGTTGATCCACAGAGAGACTTCAAAGATTCAATGGTGGAGATGATTGTGGAGAACAATATCCGAGGTTCAAAAGATTTGGAAGACCTTCTTGCTTGTTACCTTTCTCTCAATTCAAAAGAATACCATTATATCATTGTCAAGGCATTTAAGCAAATCTGGTTTGACATGACTGACCTTCACTTGTAA